A single genomic interval of Scyliorhinus canicula unplaced genomic scaffold, sScyCan1.1, whole genome shotgun sequence harbors:
- the LOC119961642 gene encoding reactive oxygen species modulator 1-like: protein MPVTVGPSGQSQPSCFNRVRMGFLMGCAVGMAAGALFGSFSCLRLGLRGRELLGGVGKIMMQSGGTFGTFMAIGMGIRC from the coding sequence ATGCCAGTCACAGTGGGACCGTCCGGGCAGTCACAGCCCAGCTGCTTCAACAGAGTTCGAATGGGCTTCCTGATGGGCTGTGCAGTTGGCATGGCGGCCGGTGCACTTTTTGGCAGTTTCTCATGCCTCCGACTGGGACTGAGGGGGCGAGAGCTgctgggtggtgtggggaagATCATGATGCAGAGCGGAGGCACATTTGGAACCTTCATGGCGATTGGAATGGGAATCAGATGCTAA